A part of Halobaculum sp. MBLA0143 genomic DNA contains:
- the proS gene encoding proline--tRNA ligase: protein MSETDGSDAQELGITESKEHATGEWYAEVVRKANLVSYGPDNMSGFVVTRPRGYALWERLQAHLDGMFKQTGVQNAYFPMFIPESYLEREKDIVEGFDPEVAWVDEAGTEELEERLAVRPTSESIINPYLSQWVRSHRDLPMRVNQWCSVVRWEATETKPFFRTKEFLWQEGHTAHATEADAWDETTTRQDQYESLYEDVLAMPVLRGQKPDHDKFPGADTTTTVEALMPDGKSVQGGTSHYLGTSFAEAFDITYADEDEAEKTAHTTSWGLSWRALGALVMTHADDQGLVLPPTIAPEQVVIVPIWQADTKDEVLSYAEGLADDLDEAGVRVELDDRDTRNPGFKYNEWELKGVPLRLEVGPNEVADDEVTAVHRPDGETVTLDRDGVHDEVESQLDEVYAKLYADAEETLDDGVREAESRDEILGTIGRHGGYVRAPWCGEEACEAEIKDQIAAEIVMVPFPEDDDRHGGSEDDCAVCGEEAVRTAYYAKTY from the coding sequence CATGTCCGGGTTCGTCGTCACCCGACCCCGCGGGTACGCCCTCTGGGAGCGGCTCCAGGCGCACTTAGACGGGATGTTCAAGCAGACCGGGGTCCAGAACGCCTACTTCCCGATGTTCATCCCGGAGAGCTACCTCGAACGCGAGAAGGACATCGTGGAGGGGTTCGACCCCGAGGTGGCCTGGGTCGACGAGGCCGGCACGGAGGAGCTGGAAGAACGGCTCGCCGTCCGACCGACCAGCGAGTCGATCATCAACCCGTACCTCTCGCAGTGGGTGCGGAGTCACCGCGACCTGCCGATGCGGGTCAACCAGTGGTGTTCCGTCGTGCGCTGGGAGGCGACGGAGACGAAGCCGTTCTTCCGGACGAAGGAGTTCCTCTGGCAGGAGGGCCACACCGCCCACGCGACGGAGGCAGACGCTTGGGACGAGACGACGACCCGGCAGGACCAGTACGAGTCGCTGTACGAGGACGTGTTGGCGATGCCGGTGCTCCGGGGCCAGAAGCCGGACCACGACAAGTTCCCCGGCGCCGACACGACGACGACCGTCGAGGCGCTGATGCCCGACGGGAAGAGCGTCCAGGGCGGCACCTCGCACTACCTCGGTACCTCTTTCGCGGAGGCGTTCGACATCACCTACGCCGACGAGGACGAGGCGGAGAAGACGGCCCACACCACCTCCTGGGGGCTGTCCTGGCGCGCGCTCGGGGCGTTGGTCATGACCCACGCCGACGATCAGGGGCTCGTGCTCCCGCCGACGATCGCGCCCGAACAGGTCGTGATCGTCCCCATCTGGCAGGCAGACACCAAAGACGAGGTGTTGTCGTACGCCGAGGGGCTCGCGGACGACCTCGACGAGGCGGGCGTCCGGGTGGAGTTGGACGACCGCGACACGCGTAATCCCGGGTTCAAGTACAACGAGTGGGAGCTGAAAGGGGTCCCGCTGCGGCTGGAGGTCGGCCCCAACGAGGTGGCCGACGACGAGGTGACGGCCGTCCACCGACCGGACGGGGAGACGGTGACGCTGGACCGCGACGGCGTCCACGACGAGGTGGAGAGCCAACTCGACGAGGTGTACGCGAAGCTGTACGCGGACGCCGAAGAGACGCTGGACGACGGCGTCCGGGAAGCGGAGAGCCGTGACGAGATCCTGGGCACGATCGGTCGCCACGGCGGCTACGTCCGTGCCCCGTGGTGCGGCGAGGAGGCGTGTGAGGCGGAGATCAAAGACCAGATCGCCGCCGAGATCGTGATGGTGCCGTTCCCCGAAGACGACGACCGGCACGGCGGCTCCGAGGACGACTGTGCCGTCTGTGGGGAAGAGGCGGTCCGGACGGCCTACTACGCCAAGACGTACTGA
- a CDS encoding class I SAM-dependent methyltransferase, producing the protein MSVREEFDAWAADGRDRGMEERHWHTARDVLAAMPVEDGDRVLDLGTGSGYALRALADTHELSHGVGLDGAPEMAGNARSYNQSEGAETLSVTVGEFGSLPLADDSVDHVFSMEAFYYSSDPVKTLRELRRVLVPGGTVHIAVNYYEENVHSHDWQENIDVEMTRWSGPEYREAFREAGLHVASQRNVPDRETEIPATEAFPTDNWDTREAMVERYREFGTLVTVGVAP; encoded by the coding sequence GTGAGCGTCAGAGAGGAGTTCGACGCCTGGGCGGCCGACGGCCGCGACCGGGGAATGGAGGAGAGACACTGGCACACCGCCAGAGACGTGCTCGCTGCGATGCCCGTCGAGGACGGCGACCGGGTGCTCGACCTGGGCACCGGCAGCGGCTACGCGCTGCGTGCCCTCGCGGACACACACGAGCTGAGCCACGGGGTGGGACTCGACGGTGCCCCGGAGATGGCCGGCAACGCCCGCTCGTACAACCAGAGCGAGGGCGCCGAGACGCTGTCCGTCACCGTCGGCGAGTTCGGCAGCCTCCCGCTGGCCGACGACAGCGTCGACCACGTCTTCTCGATGGAGGCGTTCTACTACAGTTCCGACCCCGTCAAGACGCTACGGGAACTCCGGCGCGTGCTCGTCCCTGGGGGGACGGTCCACATCGCGGTCAACTACTACGAGGAGAACGTCCACAGCCACGACTGGCAGGAGAACATCGACGTGGAGATGACTCGCTGGAGCGGGCCGGAGTACCGCGAGGCGTTCCGCGAGGCCGGACTCCACGTCGCCAGCCAACGCAACGTCCCGGACCGGGAGACGGAGATTCCGGCGACGGAGGCGTTCCCCACGGACAACTGGGACACCCGCGAGGCGATGGTGGAACGCTACCGGGAGTTCGGCACGCTCGTGACGGTCGGCGTCGCGCCGTAG
- the hisB gene encoding imidazoleglycerol-phosphate dehydratase HisB, producing MTDDDTPAPRTASVLRETAETEIEVDLTVDGDGDADVSTGIGFFDHMLDSFARHGLFDLRVECDGDLEIDDHHTVEDVAITLGDAFDEALDDRVGVRRFADRRVPLDEAVASVVVDLSGRPHVEFRGEFSQPTVGELTSDMARHFARSLATNARVTLHAEIERGENAHHEVEALFKALARTLDDATRRDPRRSNAPSTKGTL from the coding sequence GTGACCGACGACGACACCCCCGCCCCCCGCACCGCGAGCGTCCTTCGCGAGACCGCCGAGACGGAGATCGAAGTCGATCTCACCGTCGACGGCGACGGCGACGCGGACGTGTCCACCGGTATCGGCTTCTTCGACCACATGCTGGACTCGTTCGCCAGACACGGACTGTTCGACCTCCGCGTCGAGTGTGACGGGGACCTGGAGATCGACGACCACCACACGGTCGAGGACGTGGCGATCACGCTGGGCGACGCCTTCGACGAGGCGCTCGACGACCGCGTCGGTGTCCGGCGGTTCGCGGACCGCCGGGTGCCCTTAGACGAGGCGGTCGCGTCCGTCGTGGTGGATCTCTCCGGCCGCCCACACGTCGAGTTCCGTGGTGAGTTCTCACAGCCGACCGTCGGCGAACTCACGAGTGACATGGCGCGACACTTCGCGCGGTCGTTGGCGACGAACGCCCGGGTGACGCTCCACGCGGAGATCGAACGAGGGGAGAACGCCCACCACGAGGTCGAAGCGTTGTTCAAAGCGCTCGCCCGGACGCTGGACGACGCGACGCGGCGCGACCCACGCCGGTCGAACGCGCCGAGCACGAAAGGGACGCTGTAG
- the hisA gene encoding 1-(5-phosphoribosyl)-5-[(5-phosphoribosylamino)methylideneamino]imidazole-4-carboxamide isomerase: MHFPEFEVIPAVDVKDGETVQLVGGDPETGTAYGDPAETARRWIDAGAETLHLVDLDGAFTGERVNDTALDRIVDAVGDDVSLQVGGGIRTADEAVALVDAGVDRVILGTAAVETPEIVGEIDDRRAGTVTVSLDARDDEVVVSGWTETTGLDPAEAAARYEDRGAGAILFTDVDVEGQLAGVNTDAVRAVTEAVEIPVIASGGVASVDDVVALRDAGAAAVVVGTALYEEQFTLSEARAALE, translated from the coding sequence GTGCACTTCCCGGAGTTCGAGGTGATCCCGGCGGTCGACGTGAAGGACGGCGAGACGGTGCAGCTCGTCGGCGGTGACCCGGAGACGGGGACGGCCTACGGCGACCCGGCCGAGACGGCCCGCCGGTGGATCGACGCCGGCGCGGAGACGCTCCACCTCGTCGACTTAGACGGCGCGTTCACCGGCGAACGGGTCAACGACACCGCGCTCGACAGGATCGTCGACGCCGTCGGCGACGACGTGAGCCTCCAGGTCGGCGGCGGAATCAGGACCGCAGACGAGGCGGTGGCGTTGGTCGACGCCGGCGTCGACCGAGTGATCCTCGGCACCGCGGCCGTCGAGACCCCGGAGATCGTCGGCGAGATCGACGACCGCCGGGCGGGCACGGTGACGGTGAGTCTCGACGCGAGAGACGACGAGGTGGTCGTGTCGGGGTGGACGGAGACGACCGGGCTCGACCCCGCCGAGGCGGCCGCCCGCTACGAGGACCGTGGTGCCGGCGCGATCCTGTTCACCGACGTGGACGTAGAGGGGCAGCTCGCGGGCGTGAACACGGACGCGGTTCGGGCCGTGACGGAGGCGGTCGAGATCCCGGTGATCGCCTCCGGCGGCGTGGCGAGCGTCGACGACGTAGTCGCGCTGCGTGACGCCGGTGCCGCGGCGGTCGTCGTCGGCACTGCGCTGTACGAAGAGCAGTTCACGCTGAGCGAGGCGCGTGCGGCGTTGGAGTGA
- a CDS encoding N-acetyltransferase family protein yields the protein MEIRPARRGDAERIAAVARETWHAAYGDVLSAGAIDATVDEWYAPASLRAAIDRETGSFVVAEADDETADEVVGYLQADYRESVGNVVVSRVYVLPDYWGEGVGTAMLERVATEFHEAGYERVSAVVLADNELGRVFYDARTFEEVGRQTTTLGGEEYDELIVAADLAELADTHERAG from the coding sequence ATGGAGATCCGACCGGCACGGCGCGGGGACGCCGAGCGGATCGCGGCCGTCGCCAGAGAGACGTGGCACGCGGCCTACGGCGACGTGTTGTCGGCCGGCGCCATCGACGCGACGGTCGACGAGTGGTACGCGCCGGCGTCGCTCCGCGCGGCCATCGACCGCGAGACGGGATCGTTCGTCGTCGCGGAGGCGGACGACGAGACGGCCGACGAGGTCGTCGGCTACCTCCAGGCCGACTACCGGGAGTCCGTCGGCAACGTCGTCGTGAGTCGAGTGTACGTCCTCCCGGACTACTGGGGCGAGGGTGTCGGAACGGCGATGTTGGAACGCGTGGCGACAGAGTTCCACGAGGCGGGCTACGAGCGCGTCTCGGCGGTCGTGCTCGCGGACAACGAACTGGGGCGAGTGTTCTACGACGCCCGGACGTTCGAGGAGGTGGGACGCCAGACGACCACTCTCGGCGGCGAGGAGTACGACGAACTGATCGTCGCGGCGGATCTGGCGGAGTTGGCGGATACACACGAGCGAGCCGGGTGA
- a CDS encoding AAA family ATPase: protein MKLTHVEVSDFKGVSSLAFDPGQVTVLTGRNNSGKTSLLEATEIGIDPTRIERHSERVESLIAAGAESAEITLEYESEGETGRREVEMWVPESVDEGALVADLVARHEFRSLSYRVASIVDGVESELGEETVLDLMGVVEKNVESGLREQWSDAVSTRSVALTVDDSSHTFLYVEQTPQGFVESVTTAAISEITAEIADATAIERSAVPENFGSMIESPLEALLRETLHDGHLFPDDPESIGTVGLRDDLALTAEDVDFGENGAAVRLSDIEEYLIDNGLVDNLDTLSLDQMVYEEDGEKYQVPYEFTGEGFKTLVGLLWELWADTPELLLLEEPETNMHPRYIHEFVHWFVDVVRDRDVQVFLTTHDIDAIRSFFDFVEPSQKAFLREEFRLVQMDRTLPESYDYDEAESLSKEMQTDLRGM from the coding sequence GTGAAGCTGACCCACGTCGAGGTGTCCGATTTCAAGGGCGTCTCCTCGCTGGCGTTCGACCCCGGCCAGGTGACGGTCCTGACGGGCCGGAACAACTCTGGGAAGACCTCGCTGCTGGAGGCGACCGAGATCGGAATCGATCCGACGCGGATCGAGCGCCACAGCGAGCGCGTGGAGTCGCTGATCGCCGCCGGCGCGGAGTCTGCGGAGATCACGCTGGAGTACGAAAGTGAGGGTGAGACTGGGCGGCGCGAGGTGGAGATGTGGGTTCCGGAGAGTGTGGACGAGGGTGCGCTCGTGGCGGATCTGGTCGCTCGTCACGAATTCCGGAGTCTAAGCTACAGAGTAGCATCAATCGTCGACGGGGTCGAGTCGGAATTGGGCGAGGAGACGGTCCTCGATCTAATGGGTGTCGTAGAGAAGAACGTCGAGTCGGGGCTCAGAGAGCAGTGGTCTGACGCCGTTTCGACTCGATCAGTTGCTCTCACAGTCGACGACAGCTCGCATACGTTCTTGTACGTCGAACAGACGCCACAGGGGTTCGTCGAGTCAGTAACAACAGCCGCCATCTCGGAGATCACAGCGGAGATAGCAGACGCGACCGCTATCGAGAGGAGCGCAGTTCCGGAGAACTTCGGCAGCATGATCGAATCGCCGCTCGAGGCTCTTCTTCGAGAAACTCTCCACGATGGCCACCTGTTCCCAGACGACCCGGAGTCGATTGGCACCGTCGGTCTCCGCGACGACCTCGCGCTCACCGCGGAGGATGTCGATTTCGGCGAGAACGGCGCGGCAGTACGACTGTCGGACATCGAGGAGTACCTGATCGACAACGGACTCGTCGACAACCTCGACACGCTCTCGCTGGACCAGATGGTGTACGAGGAGGACGGCGAGAAGTACCAAGTCCCCTACGAGTTCACCGGAGAGGGGTTCAAGACGCTCGTAGGGCTGTTGTGGGAACTCTGGGCGGACACCCCGGAGCTACTGTTACTCGAAGAGCCGGAGACGAACATGCACCCGCGGTACATCCACGAGTTCGTCCACTGGTTCGTCGACGTGGTGCGGGACCGCGACGTGCAGGTGTTTCTCACGACACACGACATCGACGCGATTCGGTCCTTCTTCGACTTCGTGGAGCCGTCACAGAAGGCGTTCTTGCGCGAGGAGTTCCGGCTGGTCCAGATGGACCGAACCCTGCCGGAGTCGTACGACTACGACGAGGCGGAGTCGTTGTCGAAGGAGATGCAGACAGACCTACGTGGGATGTGA